ATGGTGCCGGAGGGTACGGGGCGGATAAGGCCGCCGCGGCCCACGACGGCGTCGAGCGCGACGTCGCCCCGCTCTTTTAGGAAGCCGTTTACCGACGCGAGGCGGCCCTCGAGCTGGTCCCACAACGCGCCACCGCCCGCCGGCGCCGGCACGGTCTCCTCCGCCTCGCAGCTCTCGCCCCGAAACAGCGCCAGCTTCGTGCTGGTCGAGCC
This is a stretch of genomic DNA from bacterium. It encodes these proteins:
- a CDS encoding butyrate kinase (catalyzes the phosphorylation of 2-butanoate to butanoyl phosphate) yields the protein MSEELVLVINPGSTSTKLALFRGESCEAEETVPAPAGGGALWDQLEGRLASVNGFLKERGDVALDAVVGRGGLIRPVPSGT